The following coding sequences lie in one Kamptonema formosum PCC 6407 genomic window:
- a CDS encoding ADP-ribosylglycohydrolase family protein, whose translation MLLELAIGDAYGAGFEFADQQIIESYNNLSSYIQHPRHNIQPGCYTDDTQMSLAIAETIVGKEPWTPEVLASKFIVAFNRDRRVGYASKFYNFLLEVQDGKDFLARIYSTSDKSGAAMRAAPIGIFPTVEKVIEATTIQAAITHNTPDGINAARAAALMSHYFIYRLGSKVDLGKFLETHVSGEWSKPWEGEVKTKGLICVRAAITAVMRNDSMSELLKDCIAFSGDVDTVAAIALAAGSCSQEIAQDIPEHLIENLENFSYGKDYIIELERQLMSLVEQ comes from the coding sequence ATGCTGCTAGAATTAGCGATTGGCGATGCTTACGGCGCTGGCTTTGAATTTGCTGACCAGCAGATAATTGAATCCTACAATAATCTCAGCAGCTACATACAGCATCCCCGTCACAATATCCAACCGGGATGCTACACAGATGATACCCAGATGAGTTTAGCAATTGCTGAAACTATCGTCGGTAAAGAACCTTGGACACCGGAAGTTTTAGCTAGTAAATTTATTGTCGCTTTTAATCGCGATCGCAGAGTGGGTTATGCCAGTAAATTTTACAATTTTTTACTGGAAGTTCAAGACGGAAAGGATTTCTTAGCCAGAATTTACTCCACTAGCGATAAAAGTGGTGCGGCGATGCGGGCCGCTCCCATTGGCATATTTCCTACTGTAGAAAAAGTGATCGAAGCTACAACCATTCAAGCTGCAATTACTCACAATACTCCAGATGGAATTAATGCAGCTAGAGCCGCAGCTTTAATGTCGCATTACTTTATCTATAGGCTAGGTTCAAAGGTAGATTTAGGAAAGTTTCTGGAAACTCACGTATCTGGTGAATGGTCAAAACCTTGGGAAGGAGAAGTTAAAACAAAAGGTTTAATCTGCGTCCGAGCCGCGATTACTGCGGTCATGCGAAATGATAGCATGAGCGAACTCCTTAAAGATTGTATTGCCTTTTCTGGAGATGTAGATACTGTAGCTGCTATTGCCTTAGCAGCAGGTTCATGCAGCCAAGAAATTGCCCAAGACATTCCCGAACATCTGATAGAAAACTTAGAAAATTTCTCCTATGGTAAAGATTATATTATCGAACTAGAGCGGCAATTGATGAGTTTAGTGGAGCAATAA
- a CDS encoding DUF29 family protein — MEELLMLKDLLLQGDIPAALVIVDELEEMSRKDIINNIRSYAKILLLHLIKQQAENRTTRSWDRSIRNCTWEIQELNKRPKAAGYYLPILELRSILEVTYSRAIDDASGEVREGQYEPEELAAMVNREEIIDRALALISPES, encoded by the coding sequence ATGGAAGAATTGCTAATGCTCAAAGACCTACTATTGCAAGGCGATATTCCAGCAGCATTAGTCATAGTCGATGAACTCGAAGAGATGAGCAGAAAAGACATAATTAATAACATTCGTAGCTATGCCAAAATTTTGCTGCTACACTTAATAAAGCAACAAGCTGAAAATCGCACGACTCGCTCTTGGGATCGATCGATTCGTAACTGTACTTGGGAAATTCAAGAACTTAATAAGCGACCAAAAGCAGCAGGTTATTACCTGCCAATACTAGAATTACGCTCAATTCTAGAAGTGACATACTCAAGAGCAATTGATGATGCGTCAGGAGAAGTAAGAGAAGGACAATATGAGCCGGAAGAATTGGCAGCGATGGTTAACCGAGAAGAAATTATCGATCGGGCCTTGGCTTTAATATCACCAGAGAGTTAA
- a CDS encoding DMT family transporter, which produces MQLTESNKPVIAFVALLIGVFAISLAATFVKFSRYELSSYAIASNRLLISAIVFGLCNGGITAFQRLSPKETVESELYTAKTLGMLVIAGVLWLAALAAVFWAQSQTSIAIATLLHNLAPIFTSLGAWWFLGKTFERKFVLGMMIAIVGVGAIGWQEMQIDAIRVQGDFAALLSAVFLSGYLMIMEQIRTQLSPVTMQMWICGIGAFVSLPVLLLTQSPAFPHSFNTWLMILALACICQGLGHGLLTFSLDTLSSVVVALVHLLEPVFAGMLAWIIFSEKLGFSSWIGFTIVLLGLYLAIMSQTTNDMLQSELEEPVQN; this is translated from the coding sequence GTGCAGTTAACTGAATCAAATAAACCTGTAATCGCCTTTGTTGCCTTGCTAATCGGCGTATTTGCTATCTCCCTTGCGGCTACTTTTGTTAAGTTTAGCCGTTACGAACTTAGTTCATACGCCATTGCCTCTAATCGCTTACTTATATCGGCGATTGTATTTGGCTTGTGCAATGGTGGTATTACTGCATTTCAGCGTCTTTCTCCTAAAGAAACAGTGGAATCAGAGTTATATACAGCTAAAACTCTGGGGATGTTAGTGATAGCAGGAGTCCTCTGGCTGGCAGCTCTTGCTGCGGTTTTTTGGGCACAATCCCAGACAAGTATTGCAATTGCTACTTTACTTCACAACCTTGCACCTATTTTCACCAGCTTGGGAGCATGGTGGTTTTTAGGCAAGACATTTGAGCGTAAATTTGTATTGGGTATGATGATTGCAATCGTGGGAGTGGGAGCGATTGGATGGCAGGAAATGCAAATTGATGCAATTAGGGTGCAGGGAGATTTTGCGGCTCTTCTATCGGCGGTGTTTTTGTCAGGATATCTGATGATTATGGAACAGATTCGTACTCAGCTATCTCCTGTGACGATGCAAATGTGGATTTGTGGTATTGGGGCGTTTGTAAGTTTACCTGTACTGCTGTTAACTCAAAGTCCGGCTTTTCCTCACTCGTTTAATACTTGGTTGATGATTCTCGCTTTAGCCTGCATTTGTCAAGGTTTAGGGCATGGATTATTAACCTTTAGTCTTGACACTTTATCGTCAGTGGTTGTCGCTTTAGTTCATCTACTCGAACCTGTTTTTGCAGGGATGTTGGCTTGGATTATTTTCTCAGAAAAGCTCGGTTTTTCGAGTTGGATTGGCTTTACGATCGTGCTTTTAGGATTGTATCTAGCGATTATGAGTCAAACAACTAACGATATGTTACAAAGCGAATTGGAAGAACCTGTTCAGAATTAG
- a CDS encoding FAD-binding domain-containing protein, producing the protein MSDLILFWHRRDLRISDNIGLAAARHLSQKVVGIFCLDFNILQRDDVAPARVAYMIGCLQELQRRYLEAGSQLLILQAEPTQGIPKLAIALQAKAVFWNLDVEPYSRERDDAVSNALKQAGIKVENFWDQLLHAPDEIRTGMGTKYTVYTPFWKNWVSKPKAEPVDTLPIMSLEQLTGLTAKEQEIAKLSGTIRLPSAKELGFVWNAPLIIEPGEDGAQEKLDDFCDRAIYDYDKQRNFPALDGTSQLSAALKFGAIGIRTVWQATVTVMEKCHTEAARINIQTWQQELAWREFYQHAMYNFPELANGAYREAFKDFPWDNNQELFQAWCEGKTGYPIIDAAMRQMNQTGWMHNRCRMIVASFLTKDLIINWQWGEKYFMQNLIDGDLSANNGGWQWSASSGMDPKPLRIFNPFTQGQKFDPKSEYIRKWVPELRWIDTASLLAGKITPIERRSIGYPEPIVDHNQQQRRFKELYKQQKIVE; encoded by the coding sequence ATGTCTGATTTAATTCTATTTTGGCATCGGCGTGACTTGCGAATTTCTGATAATATCGGATTAGCAGCAGCACGTCATTTAAGTCAAAAAGTAGTTGGGATTTTTTGCCTAGATTTCAATATTTTACAGCGCGATGATGTGGCACCAGCCAGAGTAGCTTACATGATTGGATGCTTGCAGGAACTTCAACGTCGCTATCTCGAAGCTGGCAGTCAATTATTGATACTTCAAGCTGAACCTACCCAAGGAATACCAAAATTAGCAATAGCTTTGCAGGCAAAGGCTGTATTCTGGAATTTAGATGTTGAGCCATATTCAAGAGAGCGCGATGATGCTGTTTCAAACGCACTTAAACAAGCAGGAATTAAGGTTGAAAACTTTTGGGATCAACTACTGCACGCGCCAGATGAAATTCGTACTGGCATGGGTACAAAGTACACAGTTTATACTCCATTTTGGAAAAATTGGGTTAGCAAACCCAAAGCAGAACCTGTTGATACATTGCCGATTATGTCTCTGGAACAGTTAACAGGATTAACCGCAAAAGAACAAGAAATAGCTAAGTTATCTGGTACAATTAGATTGCCAAGTGCGAAAGAATTAGGATTTGTTTGGAATGCTCCTTTAATTATAGAACCAGGGGAAGATGGAGCACAAGAAAAGTTAGATGATTTTTGCGATCGTGCCATCTACGACTATGATAAACAGCGCAACTTTCCGGCGCTTGACGGCACATCTCAACTCAGTGCGGCTCTTAAGTTTGGAGCAATTGGTATCCGTACTGTTTGGCAAGCTACTGTTACAGTTATGGAAAAATGCCATACTGAAGCAGCGCGGATAAATATCCAGACTTGGCAACAGGAACTCGCTTGGCGAGAATTTTATCAACACGCCATGTATAACTTCCCAGAATTAGCTAATGGTGCTTATCGAGAGGCGTTTAAAGACTTTCCTTGGGATAACAATCAAGAACTTTTCCAAGCTTGGTGTGAAGGGAAAACAGGCTATCCAATTATTGATGCTGCTATGCGTCAAATGAATCAAACTGGGTGGATGCACAACCGCTGTCGGATGATAGTTGCTAGTTTCTTGACCAAAGATTTAATTATTAACTGGCAGTGGGGCGAAAAATACTTTATGCAGAACTTAATTGATGGCGACCTTTCTGCTAATAATGGAGGATGGCAGTGGAGTGCATCTAGTGGCATGGACCCGAAGCCCCTGCGAATTTTCAATCCATTTACCCAAGGGCAAAAATTCGATCCAAAAAGTGAATATATCCGGAAATGGGTTCCAGAATTGCGTTGGATAGATACAGCTTCTTTGCTAGCTGGGAAAATCACGCCGATAGAGCGGCGCAGCATTGGCTATCCTGAGCCGATTGTGGATCATAATCAGCAGCAGCGAAGGTTTAAGGAACTTTATAAGCAACAAAAAATAGTTGAGTAA
- a CDS encoding DUF29 family protein, producing MEELLMLKDLLLQGDIPAALVIVDELEEMSRDDKINNIRSYAKILLLHLIKQQAEHRTTRSWDISIRNSVREIQEKNKRRKAGGYYLMPEELRSILEVAYIMAIDAASLEVREGQYEAEELEVMVNREEIIDRALALIS from the coding sequence ATGGAAGAATTGCTAATGCTCAAAGACTTACTGTTGCAAGGCGATATTCCAGCGGCATTAGTCATAGTCGATGAACTTGAAGAAATGAGCCGAGACGACAAAATTAATAACATTCGTAGCTATGCCAAGATTCTGCTGCTACACTTAATTAAACAGCAGGCAGAACATCGTACTACGCGCTCTTGGGATATTTCAATTCGCAATAGTGTTCGCGAAATTCAGGAAAAAAATAAGCGTCGTAAAGCAGGGGGGTATTATTTAATGCCAGAAGAATTGCGCTCTATTTTAGAAGTTGCTTACATAATGGCAATTGATGCTGCATCATTGGAAGTAAGAGAAGGACAATATGAGGCGGAAGAATTGGAAGTAATGGTCAACCGAGAAGAAATTATCGATCGAGCCTTGGCTTTAATATCGTAG
- a CDS encoding NUDIX hydrolase encodes MKIVEELPQIIKQRLFYQGRKFSFDVNRLRLPNGSEGEWECIRHPGGALAVPVTPEGKLVLLRQYRFATQGRILEFPAGTIEPNEDPAETIKREIEEETGYRAHKWQKLGQFFLAPGYSDEIIYAFLAQDLELLEKPPEQDDDEDIEVVLFTPQELEAAILAGEPVDAKSISSFFLARPFLN; translated from the coding sequence ATGAAAATTGTTGAAGAACTACCACAAATTATCAAACAACGGCTATTTTATCAAGGTCGCAAATTTAGCTTTGATGTCAATCGCCTCCGGCTCCCCAATGGTTCCGAAGGCGAATGGGAATGTATTCGCCACCCAGGAGGCGCTTTAGCAGTACCCGTCACCCCTGAAGGCAAACTTGTCTTATTGCGACAATATCGATTTGCAACTCAAGGGAGGATTTTAGAATTCCCAGCAGGTACGATTGAACCTAATGAAGATCCCGCAGAAACTATCAAGCGCGAAATAGAAGAAGAAACGGGATATCGCGCTCATAAATGGCAAAAATTAGGGCAATTTTTTCTCGCTCCTGGTTATTCAGATGAAATTATTTATGCCTTTTTAGCACAAGATTTAGAACTACTGGAAAAACCGCCAGAACAGGATGATGATGAGGATATAGAAGTCGTTTTATTCACGCCTCAAGAATTAGAAGCTGCCATTTTAGCAGGTGAACCCGTCGATGCTAAATCAATTTCTAGCTTTTTCCTGGCTCGCCCATTTTTGAACTAA
- the folK gene encoding 2-amino-4-hydroxy-6-hydroxymethyldihydropteridine diphosphokinase — MILIKTAIALGSNLGDSLATIKSAIKTLDKTPGISVKSYSSCYQTAAVGPPQPDYINACAILEVELEAQELLATLLEIEAKFGRQRREKWGPRTLDLDLLLYDNLILETPPLVLPHPGMIERAFVLVPLAEIAPDWVHPVTGSTIAQLVNSVDCSEVRKLIS; from the coding sequence ATGATATTAATTAAAACAGCCATCGCACTCGGTAGCAACCTGGGAGACTCCCTCGCTACCATTAAATCAGCCATCAAAACTCTGGATAAAACCCCAGGAATTAGCGTAAAATCGTACTCAAGCTGCTATCAAACCGCAGCAGTAGGGCCCCCACAGCCTGATTATATTAACGCCTGTGCAATACTCGAAGTTGAGTTAGAAGCGCAAGAATTACTAGCAACTCTATTGGAAATTGAAGCTAAATTTGGTCGTCAACGCCGCGAAAAATGGGGCCCAAGAACCCTAGACCTCGATTTACTATTATACGATAATCTAATACTAGAAACTCCGCCACTGGTGCTGCCTCACCCTGGGATGATAGAAAGAGCGTTTGTATTAGTACCTTTGGCAGAAATTGCTCCCGATTGGGTGCATCCAGTAACGGGAAGTACGATCGCACAACTGGTAAATAGTGTAGACTGTTCAGAAGTACGAAAATTAATATCGTAG